The DNA region CTAATTCGTGTAGTATAACTAATAAAGACAATCCGAGCAACAGCTGCCCCGCCATAATCAATCCATTCATATATGCTTATAAAATTTTATGTTAGATGTTAATTTATATTTTTTGTTACTAATTCGCCGGCTAAGATACGGCTATGTTTGTCAGTTTCTAAATAATCGCTCAATTGTGGTTTTGCTATGAACCCGATTTCTTCCATACACTTCTCAATTACTTCGCTCATTTGGAGGAAACCAATTTCGTCTTTTAAAAAAGCGGCTACCACAACTTCATTGGCTGCATTTAATATACAGGGCATGTTGCCGCCTTTTCTCAACGATTGAAAAGCCAGGTTGAGGTTTCTAAAAGTTTCCAAATCTGCTTTCTGAAAACTAAAATTCGGGTAGTCTAAAAAGTTAAAACGCTTAAAAGTGTTTTTTAGCCTATCGGGATAGTTTAATGCATACTGAATAGGCAATTTCATGTCGGGAACGCCCATTTGCGCTTTCATAGATCCATCGTTAAACTGCACAATGGAGTGAATTATGGATTGCGGGTGAACGATTACGTCTATTTGATCAACATCGAGATCGAACAACCACCGAGCCTCAATTACCTCCAGACCCTTGTTCATTAAAGAGGCCGAATCGATAGTTATTTTTGCCCCCATTACCCAGTTAGGGTGTTTTAAAGCCTGTTCTTTTTTAACGCTTGACAAAAAATTGCGGTCTTTTCCTATAAATGGGCCACCAGAAGCGGTTAAATAGATTTTTTCAATTTCATTTTGCTCCTCACCCACCAAACATTGAAAAATTGCAGAATGCTCCGAATCAACCGGAAGTATTTTTACCTGATGCGCTTTGGCTAGAGCAGTGATGTATTCTCCCGCCACAACCAGCGTTTCCTTGTTGGCGAGCGCAATGTTTTTACCTGCCTTGATAGCGGCAATAGTCGGCTTTAAGCCAACCGAGCCCATTAAGGCTGTTAATACAATATCGCTTTGCGGATAGGCAGCCACCTCAGATAAAGCATCCTCTCCTGCCAAAACCTTAATGCCTGATGGTGATAATGATTCTTTTACGTGCAAATACTGGCCTTCATCGCAAATTACAACAACCTCGGGTTTAAATGCCTTTGCCTGCTGAATAAGTAGTTCTGCATTTTTTAACGCAGATAATACCGAAACCTTAAAAATGTCCGGATTATCGCGAACAACTTCGAGGGCTTGTGTGCCTATGCTTCCCGTAGAGCCTAATATGGAAATATTTTTCAAATCGTTTTAATATCGTGATGCTTAAAATTTAATTAAGCATTTTTTGTTCACCCTAATTATCGTTCCGTCAATGCGAAGCTGGGCCTGATTGAGCTGAAGGAATCTAACTTGCCTGGTAAGATTGCTTCGTCGTTCCTCCTCGCAATGACGAATTTGGTTATTAAATAATATACTTCTCCAGCCCATCCGCCAGTTTCCTGTCGTTACTCAATCTCGGCACCTTATTTTGTCCGCCGAGTTTCCCTTCGCTTTTCATGTAATTTACAAAGGCATCTTTTTGCAGCGTACGTATTATCAATGGCTGCAAAATGTTGCCTTCGATGAGGTCAAAGTAATAAATATTTTTCTTTTGCAGGGCCAGGTCTACTTTTTTACTAAAAGCGGCCAAATCGTTGGGCGCAGCAGAAAACTCTATAAACCACTCGTGGTA from Pedobacter endophyticus includes:
- a CDS encoding 1-deoxy-D-xylulose-5-phosphate reductoisomerase, with translation MKNISILGSTGSIGTQALEVVRDNPDIFKVSVLSALKNAELLIQQAKAFKPEVVVICDEGQYLHVKESLSPSGIKVLAGEDALSEVAAYPQSDIVLTALMGSVGLKPTIAAIKAGKNIALANKETLVVAGEYITALAKAHQVKILPVDSEHSAIFQCLVGEEQNEIEKIYLTASGGPFIGKDRNFLSSVKKEQALKHPNWVMGAKITIDSASLMNKGLEVIEARWLFDLDVDQIDVIVHPQSIIHSIVQFNDGSMKAQMGVPDMKLPIQYALNYPDRLKNTFKRFNFLDYPNFSFQKADLETFRNLNLAFQSLRKGGNMPCILNAANEVVVAAFLKDEIGFLQMSEVIEKCMEEIGFIAKPQLSDYLETDKHSRILAGELVTKNIN